tgtcttaaataaaaaaagtcagttATTTGAACACTTACTATGCTAACTGAACAAGGTTTTAACACAGTTTGGAATGACTGGGAGACAGGCTGGAACATATGCATACTTTTAGGAACATTACTTCTAAGTCATAATTCACTGCTTCACAGGTGAGAACTAGTTTATATTTCTCAAACCTGATTTTGAAATACGTACTTGGATATGGACATGACTTGTTTAAAATTCCATTGCaaaaatttactgtaaaatttacattaatttactgGCAGCAGAGGCatgatacaactgagcagttgaaagTTAAGGGCCCAAccatggcagcttggtggtggcATGGTTTCAATACACAATATTCTCATCTGTAACTCAAAGGCtcaaccactgagccaccacttcccTTAACTAGCTTGCACTGATTCAACCTCGTCTACCATTGAATTGACTCACACTGcgcactactattactactactgttatCCAGTCAAAGACTCATTTTGGTGCTCGTCAGCTATACCCTCCAGTGCACCAGTACTCACAATTTTCTTAGTCTGTGAGCGATTACTGAAGCTCTAATATTTTTGAGCATGTTTAACTTTCTAGGTGATGAATCAGCTAGTGTGAAGTCCTCTACAAGTAGTTGCAAGTACAGCACTGCGAAACTAATGAGGAAATCAAATTAATCCACTCTCATCTCTGAATCTAGTTTATCATCCATCTAGCTGTATGGGAGGGTGAGGACAAAATGTAGGCACAGTAATATTGCTTCTATAAAAACTTATTTGGCATGTCATACCAAAATGGTGGTTaggaaaagcaaaaataaacacaatgatTCATACCGGCACACAGCATAAAAATAGTTATGTTTCTTTTAACTATGTCCTGCCTGTGTCTCCCCAACCAATATTTTCTCCACATTTTCTCttattactcttttttttcttgtttcactACAAAATAGTGACAGTCACATGATAGATAGTTCACGTGAgtatttttgtgagaaagcaGGATTTGGAGCTCAAGCATGCTTCAACAGGGATCTCTCCAGgtgaatgatttaaaaaaaaatgtttgcatgcagCTTATTTGCAGCACTTTCTTTATGcatgtattttcaaaatgcagaTAGTTCTTACTCTGTAAATTCTTTAGGCTGCAGAGAATACAAGGACtttccacattttaaaaatgctcaTGTTACCGAACTGCTTTACCATGTGACTTGCAAGCCTGATTGTGTGGAGAAGAGACGTTTCATCAGCCCGGTGATTCTAGTCATATGACATGAAAAGCACATGAAAAGCACATCACTTTATGCATGACGTGAGCAATGCTCAATATGTTAAGGTAAAATTAGTTACtttcaaattatattacttTGATCTTTTTCAAATAGCGTAGTGGTAGAAGTTAGCTTGGTTAAAATACGTTGGTGCAGACCATCTCATACAAAGCATTTGATTAAATGTTTGATACATGGCTATGCAATGTATGCTTGTACCAGAATTTTGATATTCATCGAatagaaggtgctgcaaataagCTGCATGGGAATTTTTCTCTGAGACTAGGTTTGAAAAATTGTGTAGTGTATTCGCCTAATCTGCAAGCGATCATGTAGAGTACACAACCCTACAGCAACAAACAACTGATTGCATGTGCTTCAAGTCCTGTAGTATACTCTTAGCATAAAAGGCAGATTTCATTGCTTTACTAAACCAAAGTGTTTATGAGAAATTAAACTTAAACACATAGAGAGTTTGTGTTCACCTAaaacattcaataaaataaaggGCACAAAAATGTTCCACTAATTTTCAGATGTGTACACAAAGAGAATCTTTACCTTTGTCACTCCTGCACTAAGACTTGAGCATTGCATTTTctggtattttactgtaaaccaATGCTGCTCTAATTTTCCAATTGATCTGCTTGCCCAGTTGTTCAATTCTGTATAAATGCTGTAAAGTTAAAGCTATTTTagcatcattttcattttaaaaagataataTTGTAGGTCTTGCAAGTAGACTATACATTTTCTCAGATTATTTGCTTTTTGGCAGTGAAGAACAAAGTGAACCCAAAAGCCTGGCTAAACATCCCATCTGCAGTTGTTTCCCAAAACAACATAGTGAGTAATTACCTACATCATTAGTATGAAAATGCTGCAGGAAGCATGGTAAagtaatttttatttcagtctaGACTTGCTATCTCTGTTGATTTCATATTTGTGCATTAGATTGTAATTCTAATGAAGAGCTCACCTGTAATTTCCTGTGGTGGTTCAGATGTGATAATGCTCTTCATGGGTTGCCATTCATATTATACAATCACATCGCACCATTCTGTAAATTCAGGGACAGTTTCATAAATGTTAGTATAAAGTACATTGCCTATATGTGTCTTTACATATGTATCTTTTGTATGTGATAGGTTTTGCTGTGCAGAGATGATGAACAGCATAGCAATGAGCATACAACTGGATGGCTGTTCAACAGGGAGAGGTGCCATGAGGCCCAACAGGTGAATGCTATATAGATGataaagtaataatataataaattataacagATTTGTACCACAATTTATAAGAGTACattataaaatgtcatttataagAGTACATTGTAAAATACAGttgtcagaatgcacaacatatcGAACCTTGAGGTTCCACgtctgtcagccaaaaacagaaagccgaggctgcagtgggcacaggctcatcaaaactggacagttgaagacataaatataaaaatatagaaatatataaactcgtCTGAttaatctcgatttctgctgaagcACACaaatggtagggtcagaatttggcaaaaCAACATGAATCCATGGATCAAACTTGTCTTGTGTTTGCctggtcaacagtccaggctggtggagatgGTGTAATTGTgtgaggaatgttttcttggcacactttgggcccgctAATACCAATCAATCGTAATTGAATGCCACAGTCtattgctgctgaccatgtgcatcccttcatggccccAATTTACAGATCTTCCAAtagctacttccagcatgataatgcaccatatcacaaagcaaaagtcatctcaaactggttttctgaacatcccagtcaccagatctgaatccaatagaacacatttgggatatggtagaatgggagatttgcagcatgaaagtgcacttGAAAAATCATGGACTAGAATCTCAAAGGGATGTTTCtgacatcttgtggaatccatgccacaaagaattgaggctgttttgagagcaaaggaaggccctacccagtattactatagtgttcctaataaagtgctcagtgagtgtatagtaAGTCTAGTTTTGTCCTTTTAGGTTGACAGGCATACCTTGTAGTTGTGGATGTGTTTCACCCTACCTGTGaaataatgttagttttttctaggatttattattgttattctgaCTCCAGTACGGTGGCATGGAAGACACCAGAATGTAAAAAAGCCAGAATCTTGTGTAAACATCCATGAGGCTTTTATTATCTGCTTGGTTTTGTAGAAAAAATGAACCTGTGAAACCCTATGGCAGTCTTGGGTTAATGTGACTCAAGACCTTGAAAATGCTAAATGCCCTTTGAACAGATTTAGTCTGTGGTCTGACCACCTATGTGCCACTCGTTTGATAAGGAGGGGCACAACATTGGAAATAATTGGAAAGAGGGAATTCTGCAGTCAAAACCAATGGGTTGCTGGCCTGTGTGCTTTGTTTCAGATCCAAGACTTGGGTTATTCACAGCAcagtttaactttatgcaaGTGTTCACATTTGAAATAGGCAGGAATTTTCCCCCTCTGTTGCCATATGGAAAACATGAAGTCACACAGGCTGGTCGTCAGTGGATGACAGAATATACCTTTTCAGTACAATCTGTGCTGATTAACAatctaaaaatacacaaacatgtctggttttaagagaaaaaaaagggggaaaaaacttcaATCAGTAACTTTCTCTATGAAAGAAAAGGGGCAAATGAGTTGATACAACATAACAAGACATCATTGCcatgattttattacagaaatgttCAATCTTGCCAGCTGTATTAATTTGTCTTGGTTATCGTCATTTGTGTGCTGGTATGTGGGCTTCGGCTAAACCGAGAGGCCACTGGATAAATTGTTGCAATGGTTTTATGCTGTATAATTAAGACCTAAAATGGGCAGTTTTACATTCCCTCATGATGATGTGATTTATGGTGTTGTCCTGTATTCCTCCAGATTTATTGATATGGATTAGAATTCCAGTAAAAATAAGATTTCCTTGTaattggtgtgtgtgcgtgtgtgtgtgtgtgtgtgtgtgtggtgtgtgtgtgtgtgttaattgtgaATGTGCACgcttgcctcgcacctctggggttgggggttcaaatcctgcctccaccctcTGCGTgaggagtttgcatgttctccccatgcttcggggaTTTCCTCCGGGTTCATTGCACTGCTCCgagtactctggtttcctcccccccagtccaaagacatgcgttgtaggctggttgtcatttccaaattgtctgtacaGTGTGAACTtgcaagtcaatcaccagaccttaacccagttgagcatgcatttcacctcctgaagagaagactgaagggagaaaccctcAAAACTAACAACTGAacgaagctgtggtacaagcctcgaaaagcatcacaaaagacgAATGCAACAGTATGGTGATGTTGTGGGTCCCCGGGTTGATGCAGTcactgcaagcaagggatatgcaaccaaatattaagtgttatttactttactttaatttaaGATTTTCTGTTCCAATGCTTTTGCTTATCTAAACATTGAGTGGTCTggcacaaaaggtgccatgttctaagttgtttaacacatctagatgtaactatcaggaaatgaaacctgaaatGCTGATCTATCATCCCATATTCatgttttgatctcaaacccaaatgtcttcagtgtatagcaaaaacaaaagaattggccttgccattccaatacttttggagaggactatctttatttttccaattgtggttgtaaatgaaataattactCTTTGTCTATGTATTTGCACACAGACTTCCATGATCAAATCTCGAACCACTGTAATAGAACTCTTCAAGTGGAGCAGCCCACACTGCAATCACAAAGATGTCTTCAGGGTTTCAAAGTTCTTTTCAGTCCCGAAGGATAGCTGTTTTACTCAGCAAAATGCACTGTTTAACATGGAGATTCTTCAGGTATTCACTATACTTTAATATCAGTCTACATGTCTTTTAAAATGTCTATTAATGTCTGTGCTACATTAATGGTGTTCATTTCTTACTCTTACTTACTCTTCTTACATTTCTTACTGactgaaaatgtattattattcttttctgCCACTTAAAGAGGTCAATCAAATTTTCTAGTCCATGAGGggttaatctctctctctctctctctctctctctctctctctgttgcttgCTTGTTCACTCTTGCTCTCTCTAATGCTCATTATTGTTGTCTGGGGCTTTTTTGTCTAGGACAGAGAGCAGGCAGAACAAGGGAGTGGGAAAGGAAGGTGGACCAGCCACAAGAGGAACAATTATTTGGGGATGATGTCATTGTTTGGCCCTGTCTCTTCACATCTCTGGCCTGTTGAGATGAAGCCAAGCTGCTCAAGCTCTCACATTATCTCACTGCTGGGATGACTCCGACATACAAGTATATATTTCATGGAGTTGGGCTCAGGGCCACTGACCACAGATATTGGAACTCGTCCTTGTACTAGGGGACAGTATTCaaggtttatttaatattcacaaaACTGATTATAAAAATACATCTTTTTGAAAATTGATAGATACAACAAATGTAACCTGTTCACACTATTAGGCTAAACTTAATAACCCATTAATGTTAACCCATATTAATAAGCTAAATGGACTTTTATTGGCCTTTTATGACTGATTTTTTATATCAGCTGAGCTAATCCTCTGTGTGAAGCTTTTTTAAAGGCCAAAGTAAAAAATGGATTTACTGAGTGGCCCACCACCATAACTATGTTCTGAGTTCTGTGGAACTTCATATGTAGGTTACGTAAAGATGAGTAGAAGTTTTGTGTCAAATTCAGCAATTTAGAACAATGGAAGCAAAATACAAATTGTTAATTACTTAGTTATTCCTGCACAGTACATCTGATAAATTAAGAATATTTTGAGGAGAAGCAATTCTTTATAATAACGCTGGGACTGTATGATAATCACTTTGTAATTACCAAACAACCCAACTGAGGCAATGTTCAACATTAAATACCATACATATTTAAGACGTCATATTGAATTCCCACTGTATTGCaaatgcttgattttttttttttttttttttttttttttttttttgtggctattTTATACCTTTGATGTGTGTCAGGAAAATAGATTAGTTCAAAATCCCATGGCCTCATAGATATACTTGATAATGTCTCACTTTAAAATTTCTGACTTGTGAGAGCTCCATTGTAAATAAACATGGCCAGGATGTTTCTTAAGTcttgcaaaaaatattattattaataatatgatATTTGGGCTCTTTTTGATATTTGTGAAGTGTAAGTGAAGACAGAACCAATAACAAAGTGTTCTGGCTGAGGAAAAATAACGCTCCACTGAGTGCTGTTTGGTTTTTCTAAGATGTACAGGTGTATGGTAATTACTTTTTTGAatgtgagtttgaatgtgattggttgattctgagcacagtcataTGCCCTGTTACAAAAGGGTGTTCACACTGATGCAGCCaggttattttaagtttttctttttcatttgaattttgttggttgttatATCACTGCAAttgtaacaggggtgtgtagacttttttatatccactgtacatctAGGcctaatgtgtaaaaaaaaataaaataaataaataaataaaaataaaaatgttttccagttttgcatgtttgccttaatgaatatgcaatgtGGGGCATTTACACCTAAAAGTGCTGTGGAGGGTGCACAGGGTAGAGTCAATGCAAATGGATTATACTAGAAGCTGCAATGTGACTCACTAAACTTGAAAAATCCCTTTAGGAACAGTGATGTGCAAGTTGATAAGTATGAAGTATGGAGTCTGTTTCCTCTAGATgaatacaaaattaaacaattaattagGATTTAATAATGAAGCAGTTTGTTAATAGCTCACAATAATCAATAAGTTTCTTAAAAAGATGACTAAATGCAAGTATGGCAAAGTTGGTGTCATATTACATATTCAGTGCACATTCACATTTATGATAccaacagcatttaaacagagactaggaaaaaagttttaattcACCCTTCCCTATGAACAGATAcagaaacatatatattttattttgcattcataTTGTATTTTGAACAGTTTTTGGTACATCTCAGAGATTTCAGTTGGCATTATACTGCATGAACAATTGTGCTCCTGTTGAAGGTTTAGTTTCAGTTTTACTCTTCCAGGAGACTTTTAGAGAACTGTTCTTAAAATGGGTTTGCCTAATAGTCcaagaaaattaaatgaaccTTAATGTAACCTTATCAAGTAAAACAACAAGGCAAATAATGTGAAAAGTACAAACATAAACAGCTAGCCCAGTCATTTTATTGTGGCGCATTGGGGATCCGGACCCCACCTCCATCACATGGCAGTGGTCTTGGGTATGCCCGGGCTCCCCGCAGTGCCAGCACACCAGCCCAGGCCTTACTCCCACACCTGCAGCCCTGGATTCACTCACCTGGGggagagaggagacagacaCGGGGGGAGAAGACGTTCGGGCAAGGGTTCGGGGAACAGGTTTTGGCCCCCGTTTTCGTGGAGCAGGCACAGGGAAAGGGCGAGGAGGAAGGAGTGAGACACGATAGTGAGAGATACGCTGCCATGTGGTCCTCTGCCAGCTGGATGGCCTCTTCGGGCAAAGCCAGTCGGTGGCACTCGACCCACTGCGCCATCCCTTCCTGAAGTCAGGCGACGAACTGTTCCAGTACCACAAGGTGGATCAAATCCTTGGCGCCGCGTCCCTCAGCCAGCATCCACCTCCAGCAGGTGTCCCGGAGCTTCTGGGCGAACACGAACAGGCAACCGAGCTCACGGAAGGTCAGTGTCCGGAAATGTTGACGGTGCTGTTCTGGGGTGTGGCTGACCCATTGCAAAACCACCTATTTCAGGTCTGGCCACTGGCAGCTGCTGGGCCGCGACTTGGGCTTCACCCATCAGGAGCAGCAACAGGCAGGCCGCCCACTGATCCTCGGGCCAGCCCATGCCACCGCGGAGCACTCATACAGTTCTAGAAACGCTTCCAGATCGTCCTGCGGTTCCTTCTTGGTGAGGGCGACATGGGGCATGGCCATGGTGGCCACCAGCTCCACGGCTGCGGTGCCAGCCTGCCCGACCAGGCCCTGGAGCACCTGTCGATCTGCTGCCTGGGCGTCCAGCAGTCCCGTGATTCACTGTTCCTGGTCTCAGTGTAGCTGGAGGAGGGCCTGATGCTGGGTCTGGTGGAGGCTGGCGAGAGACGAGATGATGTCAGCCAGAAATGAGGACTCCTTGACAGCCTCTTCCTTGAGTATCCTGGGTTTCGGCACCAGTGTAGCAATCTCATGGATTCGGGCGGAAATAAGGGAGCAGGAGGCAGGCTTAGAACAACTCAGAGGCGATTTATTCTCAATTTGTTTCTTCCGCTTTCAGCGGTCTCTTTAAGttccacacacgcacacatacacccacacacacacacacgactctGTGCTGGATCATGCTATCTCTCTCAATGCGTTCGTCTCTCTCCCCCTTATCCTCGCCCCAGCTCACTACAACACAGAATACTCCTTAGTCAAATTCCCcgcaggtgtgcattccttaccactcacctcctctggctccgccctccattcacaaattggtgctcgaccacgcccccgctTCCACAGCCATTTTTTCTCCACGACACACCTTTAGAAATGAGTGACTTTGCTTGTTCTGTAAATGGTTTTAGGTAGACTTGCATAGCTGGCTCTTGAGTTCCAAACCATAGACCAGCAATGATTACATGCTtaaatctcatttttaattaaaattgtatgAAAATTTGTTTGGATTTGAAAGAATTCCATCAGGTTGTAACTATTTTTCATACATAACTCCATCATAGATGTCTGAGATAACATTCTCAATACTGTGTGGCCTGTCAAAACGATAGCGGAGGTGCTCTTGAATTTCTAGATTTCCAGAAGGTTCTGAATCTGGCATGTTGATAAAGAAGCTACCATTATTTAAAGAACTGATTACAACTGGTTCATTACAGTTGTAATGTTCTGGTCAGTAACTAGTTTTTGTGTTCCAATGTGAGATTTGCAGCCTTTACAGTAAAGATGAAACTCAACTATTTCTGAGTTATTTTTGAATACCTTATTAAACATATGTTTGGACCTTGAGACTACTTCATTGCCAAAAAGGAAATTAATGAGCTTCAGCAAGTCATCCAGTTGACAGCCATCCCTGTGTCTTTGCCAATTTTTGTGAAGTGGAGCATCTGTCAGAGTTTGAACCTCACTTTCACTATCTGTGTCATCAGATCTTCAGAAGACATGCTGAAAATTGGCTTAGTATGGCACTTGCCTTAGTATGCCACAGGACATAGAACtatgttttaatattaatatttagtgattgttaatttaatgtaaaatattggTTTAcagtagaaattaaaaaatcGCGGCAGCAACCGCAGTGGTGTAAGGCCATTCTGGATGAGTAACGTCGGTGGAAAAGTGCGTCGTGCGTCAGTAGGTGCCTGGCATGAGTACGAGCAGGTCAGGTTTGACTCTGAAGGGTCTCCCACCTCTGAAACAATTCAAAAGCCATTAAAATTCAGTAGTAAAGCATGGtgcttattacatttttatgaatgAGTTGGTGGTTGCTACTCTATATAGTGTAGCTACCTCTGAATCTGAAGAGAATTTTTTATGTCCAAAGAGGACTCATCTGAACAGAGCTTTGTTTGTCCCTGTAATGCCTTCCACCTTAAAAAATCATACACAACGTGCAATTCAAAATCTGTTACAGCGCAATGTTCAAATAGTCAGCTGTTGGACAATTAGTCATCCACTGTGTCCCTTCTATAATTGACCCTATCTCTGAGTCTTAAGTCAACTTATCTAGGTGCAAAGGAGC
This sequence is a window from Pangasianodon hypophthalmus isolate fPanHyp1 chromosome 3, fPanHyp1.pri, whole genome shotgun sequence. Protein-coding genes within it:
- the LOC113542106 gene encoding uncharacterized protein LOC113542106 codes for the protein MDSPNFTENVVVYIGLPAERRGRILNAHGQNDLAGEMNRNTISPPAASRSTNNNNNNNITAATTQRSRTVQDVCEKKPSYHSKVLLCRDDEQHSNEHTTGWLFNRERCHEAQQTSMIKSRTTVIELFKWSSPHCNHKDVFRVSKFFSVPKDSCFTQQNALFNMEILQDREQAEQGSGKGRWTSHKRNNYLGMMSLFGPVSSHLWPVEMKPSCSSSHIISLLG